A section of the Acropora muricata isolate sample 2 chromosome 4, ASM3666990v1, whole genome shotgun sequence genome encodes:
- the LOC136913770 gene encoding uncharacterized protein codes for MEIQTLLDSLTEISKLLYLPANLRSPKLVLRLHNQAFLHAMILKEVIGSPKSLTERKLYGRYWHSITVHAARQSRIISLKSTNTEEEERHFNTLQGVTKLTNRRPGDIITPSLVRLQAEQKLAESKSATNPVKIQVSQISKYYSTLPPFPNTIIPNRYIIRNPKEYQAHLESISDFIACGEGEWWHQVLSGVEFYDGPDEANNRPPGPTLHHFRSSTLQLEEQHLKENWQRCLSDDNITIPHRIIRIYNQRGDCTRVIHTNFLETENDDNSLQVQEERENETAEDHMTHFLEMEDDENTVEVTGLEEITMPEAEGLLVECSDDENDDEELQPLKTSISLSPVISESSSRHNQDKNVTGSEESERCSPETSQQSEKSLACDRGNSPQQKEIITKLYKNVARIVGETDCVLELDSARQKMKENPASDFYHNNYQNLLAPVQTQILAHHTALEKQHKEWEKQHYHDHNCSEPSLEDLKRDKEQYSRYKNLILCKELLKHWE; via the exons ATGGAG ATCCAGACATTGCTAGATTCCCTCACTGAGATCAGTAAACTCTTGTACTTGCCAGCAAATTTACGTTCTCCAAAACTGGTTCTTCGCCTTCACAATCAAGCTTTCTTGCATGCAATGATCTTGAAGGAAGTGATTGGAAGTCCCAAGTCCCTCACTGAAAGAAAGTTATATGGCAGGTATTGGCATTCCATAACCGTTCATGCTGCCAGGCAAAGCAGAATCATCTCATTAAAATCCACCAACACGGAAGAAGAGGAAAGGCATTTTAACACCCTTCAAGGTGTCACTAAGTTAACAAACAGGAGACCTGGTGACATTATCACTCCAAGCCTTGTTCGCCTTCAAGCAGAGCAAAAACTGGCAGAGAGTAAGAGCGCAACCAACCCAGTGAAAATTCAGGTGTCACAAATCTCGAAATATTACAGTACTCTACCACCATTCCCAAACACCATTATTCCAAATCGGTACATTATAAGGAACCCGAAGGAGTACCAAGCACACTTAGAGAGTATCAGTGACTTCATTGCCTGTGGGGAAGGTGAATGGTGGCATCAGGTCCTGTCTGGCGTAGAGTTCTATGATGGCCCAGATGAAGCTAATAACAGACCCCCAGGACCCACACTTCACCATTTCAGGTCAAGCACTCTCCAGTTAGAAGAGCAACACCTTAAAGAGAATTGGCAAAGATGCCTCAGTGATGATAATATAACAATCCCTCACAGAATTATTAGAATATACAACCAAAGAGGTGATTGTACCAGAGTCATACACACCAACTTTTTGGAAACAGAAAATGATGATAATAGCTTGCAAGTTCAAGAAGAGAGAGAGAATGAAACAGCTGAAGATCATATGACACATTTTCTTGAGATGGAGGATGACGAGAACACAGTAGAAGTTACAGGACTAGAAGAGATAACCATGCCTGAGGCTGAGGGTTTGTTGGTTGAGTGTAgcgatgatgaaaatgatgatgaagaaCTGCAACCTCTAAAGACATCAATTTCTTTGTCACCAGTGATCAGTGAAAGCTCCTCCAGACATAATCAGGACAAAAATGTAACTGGCTCTGAAGAATCAGAAAGATGTTCACCTGAAACAAGTCAACAAAGTGAAAAATCCCTTGCCTGTGACAGAGGAAACAGCCCACAGCAGAAAGAGATTATAACCAAGCTCTACAAAAATGTAGCCAGAATAGTTGGGGAGACCGATTGCGTTTTGGAATTAGATTCAGCAAGGCAAAAGATGAAAGAAAACCCTGCAAGTGACTTTTACCATAACAATTATCAAAATCTTCTAGCACCAGTGCAGACACAAATCCTGGCTCACCACACTGCACTGGAGAAACAACACAAAGAATGGGAAAAGCAGCACTACCATGACCACAACTGCTCTGAGCCAAGTTTAGAAGACCTCAAGAGAGACAAGGAACAGTACTCCCGCTATAAAAACTTGATTCTAT